Proteins co-encoded in one Mycobacterium mantenii genomic window:
- a CDS encoding universal stress protein translates to MNELRTDRPIAVGIDGSKAAVQAALWAVDEAVRRDAPLRLMYAMEQGKGLDAEPEVLARTFAAAETAIGRALTAIESTGQQVKTEMEIVQGPAIRSLIAVSASAAMVCVGAMGLRHFRAGRVGSTAAALAISAQCHVAIVRGLHDQTGQLGGRIVVEVGNSSDCGELLGVAMEEARTRSATVQAIICRRTVSYGAAAEDKDDRRAIADLDRRLAGWRRRYPEIRVESAAVHNTLFEYLAGNRGSVQLAIVGSDNREHLKELIGPVGSAVLQDGDCSLLVVKGRHL, encoded by the coding sequence ATGAACGAGTTACGGACAGATCGACCGATCGCCGTCGGTATCGACGGGTCGAAGGCCGCGGTGCAGGCGGCGCTTTGGGCGGTAGACGAGGCGGTGAGGCGGGACGCTCCGCTGCGATTGATGTATGCGATGGAGCAGGGCAAGGGGCTCGATGCCGAACCGGAGGTTCTCGCGCGCACGTTCGCCGCCGCGGAAACCGCAATCGGCCGTGCGCTCACGGCAATCGAATCCACGGGTCAGCAGGTCAAGACGGAGATGGAGATCGTCCAGGGGCCGGCGATCAGGTCATTGATTGCGGTATCGGCATCAGCGGCCATGGTGTGTGTAGGCGCGATGGGGTTGCGCCATTTTCGAGCGGGCCGGGTGGGTTCCACCGCCGCCGCCCTGGCAATCTCCGCGCAGTGTCACGTGGCGATCGTTAGGGGACTTCACGATCAGACCGGACAGCTGGGCGGCAGGATCGTGGTCGAGGTGGGCAACTCTTCCGATTGCGGTGAGTTGCTGGGCGTTGCCATGGAAGAAGCTCGGACGCGCAGCGCCACGGTTCAGGCGATCATATGCCGGCGAACCGTGTCCTACGGCGCGGCGGCCGAGGATAAGGACGACCGTCGCGCGATCGCCGACCTGGACCGCCGCCTGGCCGGTTGGCGACGCCGCTACCCCGAGATTCGGGTGGAGTCGGCGGCGGTACACAACACCCTCTTCGAATATTTGGCAGGCAACCGCGGATCGGTGCAGCTCGCCATAGTCGGCTCCGATAACCGTGAACACCTGAAAGAACTGATTGGGCCGGTCGGCAGTGCCGTGCTCCAAGACGGCGACTGCTCGCTGCTGGTCGTCAAAGGCCGGCATCTGTGA
- a CDS encoding universal stress protein, whose protein sequence is MNQLHSKSVVVGVDGSQAGVNAAKWAVDEAITRQLPLRLVHVVGRKGSRSTSAQPSDWELEAGETALCQAEVAVQGARKAVELETVLLSGDPEQVLINESVDAALVCVGTDRRGWAAEKLLGTTEAALAMRAHCPVAIIRTNPDGTPAQPGVIAVVLNDEPDNEEVVHQAMEEGRRRNATVRQIDRRLNSWVRRYPDVPVQVVAAGTGSRSSENHSSAIELAVVGKVDADQIAELGTPNSHPILGYPDCSVLIIRD, encoded by the coding sequence ATGAATCAGCTGCACTCGAAGTCGGTAGTCGTCGGCGTTGACGGGTCGCAAGCTGGGGTCAACGCTGCGAAATGGGCGGTCGACGAAGCGATCACGCGACAGCTACCCCTTCGCCTCGTCCACGTCGTCGGACGCAAGGGATCGCGATCCACGTCCGCGCAGCCTTCCGACTGGGAACTCGAAGCCGGCGAGACCGCCCTTTGCCAAGCCGAAGTTGCCGTGCAGGGTGCGAGAAAAGCCGTTGAACTTGAAACGGTCCTGCTCTCGGGCGACCCGGAGCAGGTGTTGATCAATGAATCGGTGGATGCGGCCCTGGTGTGTGTCGGAACCGATCGGCGTGGATGGGCGGCCGAGAAGTTGCTGGGGACAACGGAGGCCGCGTTGGCGATGCGTGCCCACTGCCCGGTGGCCATCATCCGAACCAACCCTGACGGAACGCCGGCGCAGCCCGGTGTGATCGCCGTGGTGCTCAACGATGAACCCGATAACGAAGAGGTTGTCCACCAGGCCATGGAGGAAGGTCGGCGACGCAACGCCACTGTGCGGCAGATCGATCGACGCCTCAACAGCTGGGTTCGGCGCTACCCGGACGTGCCCGTTCAGGTCGTCGCAGCCGGCACCGGCTCGAGGTCCTCTGAAAACCACAGCAGTGCAATTGAACTCGCCGTTGTCGGCAAAGTCGATGCGGATCAAATCGCCGAGCTCGGCACACCCAACTCGCACCCCATTTTGGGTTATCCCGACTGCTCAGTGCTGATCATCCGTGACTAG
- a CDS encoding 1-phosphofructokinase family hexose kinase, producing the protein MDAPTHAPPGRVQIVTLTMNPALDITTSVDVVRPTDKMRCQATRYDPGGGGINVARVANVLGASVSAIFTVGGPTGALVASFVREEGVPCQQIEIAASTRESFTVNENSSGRQYRFVLPGPWLSSAEQSRCLDRLRAEAESADFVVASGSLPPGVPPDYYQRVADICRDMGARLILDTSGGGLQHISSGVYLLKASVRELGERVGGLLVTESEQLAAANLLVESGCAQVVLVSLGSRGALLATPQGDQRFSAITVHGGGSGVGAGDAMVGAIATGLSRGWPLVKSVRLGIAAGAAMSMTPGTEVSTRADVEKLFALAAEPCDLSRR; encoded by the coding sequence ATGGATGCGCCAACCCACGCACCGCCCGGCCGGGTGCAGATCGTCACGTTGACCATGAATCCGGCCCTGGACATCACAACTAGCGTTGACGTGGTGCGGCCGACCGACAAAATGCGCTGCCAGGCAACACGTTACGATCCAGGCGGCGGCGGCATCAACGTTGCTCGCGTCGCGAATGTTCTCGGTGCTTCGGTATCCGCCATATTCACCGTCGGCGGACCGACCGGTGCTCTTGTGGCGTCGTTTGTCCGGGAGGAGGGCGTGCCCTGTCAGCAGATCGAGATCGCGGCGTCGACTCGTGAAAGCTTCACTGTCAACGAAAATAGTTCCGGTCGGCAATACCGTTTCGTTCTTCCCGGACCATGGCTGTCGTCCGCCGAACAGTCGCGATGTCTCGACCGGCTGCGGGCGGAGGCGGAGTCGGCCGACTTCGTCGTCGCAAGCGGTAGCCTGCCACCAGGCGTACCGCCCGACTACTACCAGCGGGTGGCCGACATATGCCGGGACATGGGCGCCCGGCTTATCCTGGACACGTCCGGCGGGGGATTGCAGCACATCTCTTCTGGTGTGTATTTGCTCAAGGCGAGCGTGCGGGAACTGGGCGAGCGCGTCGGCGGCCTGCTCGTCACCGAGTCCGAACAATTGGCCGCCGCAAATTTGCTTGTCGAAAGCGGTTGCGCGCAAGTGGTCCTCGTGTCGCTGGGGTCTCGCGGAGCGCTCCTCGCGACGCCGCAGGGCGACCAGCGATTCTCCGCAATCACGGTACACGGCGGTGGGAGCGGTGTCGGGGCGGGCGATGCCATGGTGGGCGCCATCGCGACCGGGCTCAGCCGCGGATGGCCGCTCGTCAAATCCGTCCGCTTGGGCATAGCGGCGGGCGCAGCGATGTCGATGACGCCTGGTACGGAAGTCAGTACCCGGGCGGACGTCGAGAAATTATTTGCACTGGCCGCCGAGCCGTGCGACCTCAGCCGCCGTTGA